CCTGCCAAGAGGACGAACGGCCAAACAAATGCAAGGGCTGGACTCCATGCCGGTAATATCTGGAAGGCGTGACACGGTGTGTATAAAGCAAAAGTTTGCGAGCTGTTAATTGCTGTGCTGTGTTATTAAGAGACGCTTTCAAGTTTCCGGTACCAAATATAGCTTAGCTTTAAGTTGCCAAAGGAAGTTGAGGGGATTGGTTTTCTGTTTTAACTTGCTCTGTGAGCGGAATCTCATAAACTGACCGATGTACCAAATGAATGCTAAAATGCACTTTACGTTTGTTTTTGCACTCTTGGTGGTGTCTTTCAACTTGGATGTGCTGGGCAAGAATTTGAAATACAGGATTTATGAGGAGCAGAGGGTTGGATCGGTAATTGCAAGACTATCAGAGGATGTGGCTGATGTGTTAGTTAAGCTACCTAATCCTTCTACTGTTCGCTTCCGAGCCATGCAACGGGGAAATTATCCTCTACTCGTGGTCAACGAGGATAACGGGGAAATCAGCATAGGATCAAAAATTGACCGCGAACAACTATGCCAGAAAAACTTGAACTGTTCCATAGAGTTTGATGTGATCACTCTGCCCACTGAGCATCTGCAGCTTTTCCATATTGAAGTTGAAGTGCTGGATATTAATGACAATTCGCCCCAGTTTTCAAGATCTCTCATACCTATTGAGATTTCAGAAAGCGCGGCCGTGGGGACCCGTATCCCTCTAGACAGTGCATTTGATCCAGATGTGGGGGAAAATTCCCTCCACACGTACTCTCTCTCtgccaatgatttttttaatatcgAGGTTCGAACCAGGACTGATGGAGCGAAGTATGCAGAACTCATAGTGGTCAGAGAGCTGGATCGGGAACTGAAGTCAAGCTATGAGCTTCAGCTCACCGCCTCCGACATGGGGGTGCCTCAGAGGTCTGGCTCATCCATACTAAAAATCAGTATTTCAGACTCTAATGACAACAGCCCTGCTTTTGAGCAGCAGTCTTATATAATACAACTCTTAGAAAACTCCCCTGTTGGCACTTTGCTCCTTGATCTGAATGCCACTGATCCAGATGAGGGCGCTAATGGGAAAATTGTCTATTCCTTCAGCAGTCATGTGTCTCCCAAAATTATAGAGACTTTTAAGATTGATTCAGAAAGAGGACATTTGACTCTTTTCAAGCAGGTGGATTATGAAATCACCAAATCCTATGAGATTGATGTTCAGGCTCAAGATTTGGGTCCAAATTCAATCCCAGCACATTGCAAAATTATAATTAAGGTTGTGGATGTTAATGACAATAAACCTGAAATTAGTATAAACCTCATGTCccctggaaaagaagaaatttcttatatttttgaagGGGATCCTATTGACACATTTGTTGCCTTGGTCAGGGTTCAGGACAAGGATTCTGGGCTGAATGGAGAAATAGTTTGTAAGCTTCATGGACATGGTCACTTTAAACTTCAGAAGACTTATGAAAACAATTATTTAATCTTGACGAATGCCACGCTGGATAGAGAAAAGAGATCTGAATACAGTTTGACTGTAATTGCTGAGGACAAGGGGACACCCAGTCTCTCTACAGTAAAACATTTTACTGTTCAAATCAATGATATAAATGACAATCCACCCCACTTCCAGAGAAGTCGATATGAATTTGCAATCTCAGAGAATAACTCACCCGGGGCATATATCACCACCGTTACAGCCACAGATCCTGATCTTGGAGAAAATGGGCAAGTGACATACACCATTTTGGAGAGTTTTATCCTGGGAAGTTCCATAACTACATATGTAACCATTGACCCATCTAATGGAGCCATCTATGCCCTCAGAATCTTTGACCATGAGGAGGTGAGTCAGATCACTTTTGTGGTCGAAGCAAGAGATGGTGGAAGTCCAAAGCAACTTGTAAGCAATACCACAGTTGTGCTCACCATCATTGATGAAAATGACAATGTCCCTGTGGTTATAGGGCCTGTACTGCGCAATAACACGGCAGAAATCTCCATCCCCAAAGGGGCTGAAAGCGGCTTTCATGTCACAAGAATTAGGGCAATTGACAGAGACTCTGGTGTGAATGCAGAACTCAGCTGCTCCATAGTAGCAGGTAATGAGGAGAATATCTTTGTAATTGATCCACGATCATGTGACATCCATACCAACGTAAGCATGGAATCTGTTCCCTACACAGAATGGGAGCTCTCAGTTGTCATCCAGGACAAAGGCAATCCTCAGCTGCATACCAAAGTCCTTCTGAAGTGTGTGATCTTTGAATATGCAGAGTCGGTGACAAGTACAGCAATGACCTCAGTAAGCCAGGCACCCTTGGATGTCTCCATGATTATAATCATTTCCTTAGGAGCAATTTGTGCAGTGTTGTTGGTTATTATGGTGCTGTTTGCAACTAGGTGTAACCgagaaaaaaaagacactagATCCTACAACTGCAGGGTAGCAGAATCGACATACCAGCATCACCCTAAAAGACCCTCCAGGCAGATCCACAAAGGGGACATCACATTGGTGCCTACCGTTAACGGCACCCTGCCCATCAGATCTCATCACAGGTCATCTCCGTCTTCATCTCCCACCTTAGAAAGAGGGCAAATGGGCAGCCGGCAGAGTCACAACAGTCACCAGTCCCTCAACAGTTTGGTGACCATCTCATCAAACCACGTGCCAGAGAATTTCTCATTAGAACTCACCCATGCCACCCCTGCTGTTGAGGTAAGATCACACCCTGCACCTATTCCCTGACACACTCAGTTGTTAGTGGTCAGAAGTTTGTCTATGCCTTAGTTCTTAAATGTTTCCATTACTAAGTAACAGTACtaacaaaatggaaattaaataggATGCACGTTACATTATGTAGATAAAGCAAATATACACACCTCAGCATGCTGGTCTGAAGTTtttcataaagaatctgcttgcatgtACTATGTGTAATGTCGAAAAGTAAATGTGAAGCTAGCAAAGGACTATCTAATTAGAGTCCCCTTATCCTCAGACTATGATATTTCAAGCCAGAAACAAAGGGGCTTGCTCTAATTCTCATAGTTATGGTctctaagaaaaatttaaaaatggaggcTTCCAGAATCCCATCCCAGTGCATGtgtatttgttcaacttttgaaatttttctgaCATTATTTTGACTACACGTGTTTTACAGCATTTCCCATGTATTTTTACAGCATTTCCCATGTATTTTTATAACTGATCACTTTAACCTGAacagtaaaataaagataatcagTCATTGTTTAAATAAAGGAATcccctttcaaaaagaaaatgtcagcTGTATGATAACATCTAAATCTCTCTGGGacttatttcatttctgtttggTGGCTGGTTGCATGGTCTATCAGAGTCTAACATGTGTAggtctttaaaatgaagataatgtgtTCAATTAATTAGGATGAAGTAGTGAGTAGTAACTGTAGTTGCTTGCTTAAAGCTTTTGAGTACTGGGGGATTTGTGTCCAGGAATCAATAGTCTGTTTGGTTTCCAGCAGGTCTCCCAGCTTCTTTCAATGCTTCACCAGGGACAGTATCAGCCAAGGCCAAGTTTTAGAGGAAACAAATATTCCAGGAGCTATAGGTATGAATGACCCTCCTGTTACCTATTATATCTCCAATAACCTAATGCTGAAGAGTAAAATCTATACTTTCCCTGACTTCTCTTTCTAGATATGCCCTTCAAGACATGGACAAATTTAGCTTGAAAGACAGTGGCCGTGGTGACAGTGAAGCAGGAGACAGTGATTATGATCTGGGGCGAGATTCTCCAATAGACAGGCTGCTGGGTGAAGGATTCAGTGATCTGTTTCTTACAGATGGAAGAATTCCAGCAGGTAAGAGTGTGGTGATAGATAAATCCTTATTTTCAGGTCTACTGCCCCAGTGGGAGTGAGTGGTTTCtcccatgcttttatttttaatttgtactaAAGTAGCTATATGCACACTATCAGTAATGAACATAAATTGAAACAATTTTATATTGTTTAATTAAAATTCATAGTAATCAGTTGGTAGAGAAAGGGAATAAACAGGAAAGCTTAAGAGGACAAGAAGGaaggagtggggagaggaggatAAAAAACCACACCacttccctcctctttctccctcatccACTACTGCCATAGGGCACTCTTGAGCAATTCTATCAAATTACTGGGTGGTTGTTTTTTATTCAGACAGCCTGTTTTGGTGCCTAGTGGTAAGCAGGACTATAATTTGGAGGACACATTTCCTGTGATGGGAACCAACTCACATAATCAGAGATGAAAATACTCTAGGGAATGGTATACTTCAATCactaaaaataggcaaaagaatgCATCTTTGTAGGTGGCAAGCATGGAATATTTTTTGCCACCTTTCATTTTATGTCTCCACTGTAATGAAGGAGGGGCAAGAGTCCAAGAGGGGAATTTATACGTACACAGCTAGATGGAGGAGAACCTATTAAGTTGTGAGCCACGTTTTCCTTAGAGTCCCTCCCCTCTAATCCTACAGTAGAAACTCTCAGATCCAGCTGAGTAAATACTGACTGCCTCACTGTAGTAACCCTGTTACTAAACACTATAATATTAAATCAACCCTTCAGAACCTATTCCTTTGGCTacttatatttctaaattccactgAATGTTGATCAAATAACTGCCacttgataaatgaataaatgaagtgataaa
This is a stretch of genomic DNA from Budorcas taxicolor isolate Tak-1 chromosome 17, Takin1.1, whole genome shotgun sequence. It encodes these proteins:
- the PCDH18 gene encoding protocadherin-18; the encoded protein is MYQMNAKMHFTFVFALLVVSFNLDVLGKNLKYRIYEEQRVGSVIARLSEDVADVLVKLPNPSTVRFRAMQRGNYPLLVVNEDNGEISIGSKIDREQLCQKNLNCSIEFDVITLPTEHLQLFHIEVEVLDINDNSPQFSRSLIPIEISESAAVGTRIPLDSAFDPDVGENSLHTYSLSANDFFNIEVRTRTDGAKYAELIVVRELDRELKSSYELQLTASDMGVPQRSGSSILKISISDSNDNSPAFEQQSYIIQLLENSPVGTLLLDLNATDPDEGANGKIVYSFSSHVSPKIIETFKIDSERGHLTLFKQVDYEITKSYEIDVQAQDLGPNSIPAHCKIIIKVVDVNDNKPEISINLMSPGKEEISYIFEGDPIDTFVALVRVQDKDSGLNGEIVCKLHGHGHFKLQKTYENNYLILTNATLDREKRSEYSLTVIAEDKGTPSLSTVKHFTVQINDINDNPPHFQRSRYEFAISENNSPGAYITTVTATDPDLGENGQVTYTILESFILGSSITTYVTIDPSNGAIYALRIFDHEEVSQITFVVEARDGGSPKQLVSNTTVVLTIIDENDNVPVVIGPVLRNNTAEISIPKGAESGFHVTRIRAIDRDSGVNAELSCSIVAGNEENIFVIDPRSCDIHTNVSMESVPYTEWELSVVIQDKGNPQLHTKVLLKCVIFEYAESVTSTAMTSVSQAPLDVSMIIIISLGAICAVLLVIMVLFATRCNREKKDTRSYNCRVAESTYQHHPKRPSRQIHKGDITLVPTVNGTLPIRSHHRSSPSSSPTLERGQMGSRQSHNSHQSLNSLVTISSNHVPENFSLELTHATPAVEVSQLLSMLHQGQYQPRPSFRGNKYSRSYRYALQDMDKFSLKDSGRGDSEAGDSDYDLGRDSPIDRLLGEGFSDLFLTDGRIPAAMRLCTEECRVLGHSDQCWMPPLPSPSSDYRSNMFIPGEEFPAQPQQQHPHQSLEDDVQPVDSSEKKKSFSTFGKDSPSEEDSGDTSTSSLLSEMSSVFQRLLPPSLDTYSECSEMDRSNSLERRKGPLPAKTVGYPQGVAAWAASTHFQNPTNNSGPPLGTHSSVQPSSKWLPAMEEIPENYEEDDFDNVLNHLNDGKHELMDASELVAEINKLLQDVRQS